The window ATTGGTGTTAAAGTGCTGGGTGCAAAAGAAGAAACTGCCCGCATTACCGAAATAACCTATACTGCAACGGGCTTAAAAGACGGTTCTCTCACAATCGGCGATGATATTATAATCGAGGGAAGCAAAATCAAGGTAGACGAAACCGATCCAGCTCAAGGCGTGTTTTTTAAAGCCGCAGACGGCACCGAATACAAGACTAACCGCCGGCTTTCGGTTAATAACCCTAGCCAAATCATCGCCCGCGTGCCTAAAGAAGTACCGGAAGGAAAGGTAGAAGTAATGGTGCGGACTAAATTCAGCACTGGCAATAAAACTCTTTTGCAAATACGCGAAATAGTATATGGCTATCCTTGCAAGGCAAAGGCATAGGAAGTTTTAGGAAAGGCATTTTCCCCGCTAAGGGAAGGGTTCATTCCCCGTACAGGGAAGCCCCCCTTCCCCGAGCGGGGAATGACCGGTTTACTGTACGGTGAAGACCTTATTCAGAATTAATGGATTTTTCCTTTATAAACAGCATATCATTTTTTAGGAGAAAATATATGATAAAATTAAATTTGAACAAGAGCTCAGCCGCTTCAAGCGGCAGGCTCTGTGCACTGAAAAGAGCCGCGGCGCTCATCATAGCCGCGTTGGTGGCGCTCATCATAGCCGCGTTGGTGGCGCCTATAGCGCTATTTGGAATGACCGGCTGCCCGAATAATGCGGGCGGAGGCGGTTCGCCGCCCAATGTAGGTTCTGTTGAAGACACAGGCGACGGCTTTATAAAAATAACCCCTCCTGCAAACGGCATTGTAGGCGTTGCCCCTAACTACGCCTTACCCGGAAGTGAAGCTTGGTGGAAAGGCGTATTTATTAAAGACCGTAAGGTAAAATTAAGCCCCTACAAGCTCGGCAAAACAGAGGTAACCTATAAACTGTGGAAAGAAGTTTACGACTGGGCGACTGGTCATGGATATACATTTGCCAATCCGGGAGTAAAAGGTAAAGACGGAAGCGGAACTGACGATGAGCCTGTAACGACTATAAGCTGGAGGGACTGCATTGTGTGGTGTAATGCGTATACTCAAATGAAGGCTGAAGGTAAAGCCGATACCGAATGCGTATACCGCAAAAAGGACGATCATACGGTTGTATTAAAAGACGCGACGGCAACAGCTGATTGTGATGCAGCGTATGCTGAGATGGGTAAAAAAGGCTTTAGACTTCCGACAGAAGCCGAGTGGGAATATGCGGCTCGCCGGCAGGGAAGCGATACAACAAATGCGGTGCAATACAGCGATGTGTACCTTACCAAATTAAACAGTGCAAGCGGAGCGAAAGCTGACTGGAATGATGCTGCGGAAACAGGAGCGGTTGCATGGTATAGTGGTAATTCAGGAGGAAAAACTCATCCGGTCGGAGAAAGGAGAGCGAATGCACTCGGTTTACACGATATGAGCGGTAATGTCTGGGAATGGTGTTTTGATTGGTACGACGATATAGAGGCTAACACAGTTACCGATCCTCAGGGTGGTGCGTCGGGTTCTTACCGCGTCCTACGCGGCGGCAGTTGGTACTTCTACGCGCACTACTGCACTGTAGGCGTACGGGGCTACTACAGTCCTGACTACTGGAGCTTCTATCTTGGCTTCCGCTTGGCTTGCCGGCCTTGAGTTCACACATTTTGCCGGAGAGGTACTCAAAATCGGACGTCCTTGTCCGATTTTGAGTTTCGAGTTTTGCCTTTCGGCAAAACATCGCAAGAATGTAACCACCGCCGTCCGTGGCGGTAAAGCGGTGAAACCGAATAGGCAAAATGTGTTTTGTGGTGCAGAACGTATTGTAATAGAGTTTTATGCCGGTAATGCTGCCGGCCGAATGTCAATGGCTTTAAACAGTATCAAGTTTTTCAAATCAACAACTTCGAGGCAGAGTATTGGAGTTGTTGATTTGATTGTGCTCCCTTTACCAATCCACTATCATGTCAACCGGTTTCTGCTCTTCGCTTTCGGTATGCAGCAAGTTAAAATGCCGCATCTAAACAAAAAAAACACCCCATCGTTCCTGATAGGGTGTTTTTTTGTTTAGGCTTTAGCCTATTCTTCTTGTTCTTCCATAAAGGCCTTGGCCTCAGCTATTATCTCATCGGCAATCTTACCTGAAATCGGATCATAGTGGTCAAAGGACATTTCAAAAGAACCCGTACCGCTTGTCATCGAGCGGAGGTCTATTGCATAGCGCAAAAGCTCCTTGTGGGGAACCTGTGCCCTGATTTCTTCAATGCCGCTGGCGGGAGAGGACTGGCCTAGGATTCTGCCTCGGCGTGAAGAAAGGTCGCTCATTATATCTCCGAGATATGAGGTTTCGACAAATACGGTCAGATTCATAATGGGCTCAAGAAGGATCGGGCCTGCATTTCGCATTGCATCCTTAAAGGCATTTCGAGCTGCAATCTTAAAGGCCATTTCCGATGAGTCTACGGGGTGTTCTTTACCGTCGAGAACGGTTACGGCAACATCTACTACGGGGTAGCCTGCAGAAACGCCTTTTTCCATAGCCTCAATAACGCCCTTTTCAACGCCGGGTATGTAGCCCTTGGAGATAGCTCCTCCGAAAACCGCATTGGTAAATTTGTATTTTTCGCCTCTGGGGAGGGGTTCGATTGCCAAAACAACCCTGCCGAATTGTCCGTGGCCGCCCGACTGCTTTTTATGCGTGTATTCGGCTTGGGATTTGCGCTGAATCGTTTCTCTATAGGCAATTCGGGGAATGGATGTTTGAATTTCTATCTTGGACTGATTTTTAACCTTATCCAAAACTATGCTCGTATGTAAATCGCCCATACCCGATAGAACATTTTGCTTTGTTTCGGCATTGAAAGCAAAGGAGAGGGTCATGTCTTCTTCGCAGGCCTTAAACAGCTGCTCGCTGACCTTATCGTCATTCTTTTTGTCGATTGCGGAAACCGCCAACGAATAGATGGGCTCGGGAGTTCTGAGTCTTACAAAGGGTATTACATCGGCTGATGCGGCTAAGGTATCGTTTGTCTTTGTGCTTGTAAGCTTTACCAAAACGCCTATATCGCCTGCTGCAATTTCTTTTACTTCCGTAAGTTTTTTACCCAATGTCTTATAAATTTTACCGACCCTTTCCTTTTTTTCTTCTCTAAGATTGTAGACCTCGGAATCGGCTGAGAGAGTTCCCGTAATAACTTTCACATAGGAAAGTCTGCCTGAAAATTGGTCGTTGGAGGTTTTTACTACAATGGCCGAAAGAGGAGCTGAAGAGTCCAGTTTAACTGAGATTTCTTCTCCTTCCTTTGTAACTCCTCTTTCCAGGGCTCCTTCAGGTGAGGGAAGAATTTCGCTTATAAAGCGTAAAAGAGAATTAAGGCCTGAATTATTTATTGCAGAGCCTGCAAAAAGAGGAACAATTCTATTATCGGCCATGGCGAGGGTAAGACCTCGGCTTATTTCTTCAGGAGAAAGCTCTCCTTCATCTATAAATTTTACGAGTAGTTCTTCATCGCCTTCGGCGGCAGCTCCGGCCAAAACTTCCAGAGCATCCTTGTATTTATCCTGATATTCGGCAGGGATTTCCGTTTCTACTTCTTTTCCGTCTTCGATTTTATAGGCCTTGCCGTGAAGAACGTCTACAACACCCTTAAAATTATCTCCTGTTCCCATGGGAAAGCTTACAGGGAAGACATCTACCTGAAACTGCTTTTTAACATCGGCTATACAGTTATCGAAGTCGGCTCTGGCTTCGTCCATCTTGTTTGCAAAAACAAGGCGGGGCTTGTTTCTTCTGTCAAGGTCGCGCCAGTACTTGATTGTTTCAATTTGTACGCCCGATCTTCCGTCCAAAACTATGAGGGCTGCTTCGGATGAGCGGAAAGCAGCTATTACCTCACCGATAAAATCAGAAGCTCCGGGAGTGTCCCAAATATTTATGAGCTTATCGTCTTTTTGTAAATTAACTAAGGTTGAGTAAATAGATATTTTTCGATCGATTTCTTCCTGACTGTAGTCCGTCACGGTTTTTCCCGAGTCTACCGATTCTGCCTTAGCGATAA of the Treponema denticola ATCC 35405 genome contains:
- a CDS encoding formylglycine-generating enzyme family protein gives rise to the protein MIKLNLNKSSAASSGRLCALKRAAALIIAALVALIIAALVAPIALFGMTGCPNNAGGGGSPPNVGSVEDTGDGFIKITPPANGIVGVAPNYALPGSEAWWKGVFIKDRKVKLSPYKLGKTEVTYKLWKEVYDWATGHGYTFANPGVKGKDGSGTDDEPVTTISWRDCIVWCNAYTQMKAEGKADTECVYRKKDDHTVVLKDATATADCDAAYAEMGKKGFRLPTEAEWEYAARRQGSDTTNAVQYSDVYLTKLNSASGAKADWNDAAETGAVAWYSGNSGGKTHPVGERRANALGLHDMSGNVWEWCFDWYDDIEANTVTDPQGGASGSYRVLRGGSWYFYAHYCTVGVRGYYSPDYWSFYLGFRLACRP
- the fusA gene encoding elongation factor G encodes the protein MGFTTDKIRTIAVAGHGQSGKTSLVEHLLYVSGLIAKAESVDSGKTVTDYSQEEIDRKISIYSTLVNLQKDDKLINIWDTPGASDFIGEVIAAFRSSEAALIVLDGRSGVQIETIKYWRDLDRRNKPRLVFANKMDEARADFDNCIADVKKQFQVDVFPVSFPMGTGDNFKGVVDVLHGKAYKIEDGKEVETEIPAEYQDKYKDALEVLAGAAAEGDEELLVKFIDEGELSPEEISRGLTLAMADNRIVPLFAGSAINNSGLNSLLRFISEILPSPEGALERGVTKEGEEISVKLDSSAPLSAIVVKTSNDQFSGRLSYVKVITGTLSADSEVYNLREEKKERVGKIYKTLGKKLTEVKEIAAGDIGVLVKLTSTKTNDTLAASADVIPFVRLRTPEPIYSLAVSAIDKKNDDKVSEQLFKACEEDMTLSFAFNAETKQNVLSGMGDLHTSIVLDKVKNQSKIEIQTSIPRIAYRETIQRKSQAEYTHKKQSGGHGQFGRVVLAIEPLPRGEKYKFTNAVFGGAISKGYIPGVEKGVIEAMEKGVSAGYPVVDVAVTVLDGKEHPVDSSEMAFKIAARNAFKDAMRNAGPILLEPIMNLTVFVETSYLGDIMSDLSSRRGRILGQSSPASGIEEIRAQVPHKELLRYAIDLRSMTSGTGSFEMSFDHYDPISGKIADEIIAEAKAFMEEQEE
- a CDS encoding DUF4469 domain-containing protein; the encoded protein is MHLRPNTLTKDNDRDCIADVHAHAATQRNEDIAEMITKERSEFSKETIINILNMRDKAVKDLIQEGLSFMDGLVQISPRVSGVWETENSSYDEKIHKRTVDLIPTADLRTTLDAIGVKVLGAKEETARITEITYTATGLKDGSLTIGDDIIIEGSKIKVDETDPAQGVFFKAADGTEYKTNRRLSVNNPSQIIARVPKEVPEGKVEVMVRTKFSTGNKTLLQIREIVYGYPCKAKA